One bacterium genomic window, TCCTCGAGCAACAGGGTCAGGCGCACCGTGCTGGTGGCTGGATCGACCACGGGCGCCACCCTCTCCACGCGGGCCTCCAGGTCGCGGCCCACCGCGTCGGGAGTGATCAGCACGCGCTGCCCCGGCGACACCCTCAGGGCGATCTCCTCGGGCAGGTACACCTTGACGCGCATGGGCGAGAAGTCCGCGAGCGTGAACAGCGCCGCGGCGGCGTTGACCTGCTGTCCGAGGACGATCTTGCGGTCGGTCACCTGACCCGCGAAGGGCGCGCGGACGCGGGTCTCCTCCAGGGTGATGCGGGCCAGGTCGCGGTTGGTCTCTGCCAGCTCGAAGGCCGAGCGCACCACGTCGAATTCCTGGTCGCTGATCAGGCCCTCCTCCATCATGGACCGGGTGCGCTCGAGCCGGCGCCGCTCGTCCTCCAGCTTGAGCTCGGCCTGGCGCAGCTGGACCTTCTCGCGGTCGTTATCCAGCTCGGCGAGGATCCGCCCCTTCTCGACCCAGTCGCCTTCCTCCACATCGAGCACCTGCACGCGTCCCCGGGTCTTGGCCACCAGGTCCACGAGACGGTCCGCCTGCATAACCGACGCCGCCTTGTAGTAGGCGGCGATGGCCCGGCGCGACACCTGCGCCAGTTCCACCGGCACCGCCACGGTCTCCTCCTCCTTGTCCTTCTCGGCGTCGGCCGTTTCGACGTCCGCGGAATCGGCTGCCGCGGCCTGGGCGTCGGGCGCGTCCTTCCCGAACGGCAGTACGCCGGCCCGCCAGAGGGCGACGGCGGCCACGGCCAGGACGATCAGCACGGTCAGCGGGATCAGGATGCGTTTGCGGGTCATGGGGGTGCCCCTCCGGATAAATAGCGGATCGATGACGTTCACGGTGATCAAGGACGCAGACCGCGCCGGAAAGGTTGCATGGCGCCCAGAAGCCGGCGCTGTTGCCTCCGCGGCGACGAGTCCGTACAGTTCACCCCAGGACAACCCAGTCGGCAGACACCCCGCAGCACCCCCGACAGGAACACGCAGGAGCCGCCGCCCTATCCGGCGGCGGCGGGTTCTCCGGACCGGCAACTTCACGCGGTCTGACGCGATGAGCCCGCAGCGCCGCTTGGCGGCTCCTGCTCGGGAAATCCCGACGGTCTTCCGGAACCGGCTCCCGGAAACGGCCCGGCGGATCGTCCGTGCGCGGCAGGTGACACCGCGCCGCCG contains:
- a CDS encoding efflux RND transporter periplasmic adaptor subunit; translation: MTRKRILIPLTVLIVLAVAAVALWRAGVLPFGKDAPDAQAAAADSADVETADAEKDKEEETVAVPVELAQVSRRAIAAYYKAASVMQADRLVDLVAKTRGRVQVLDVEEGDWVEKGRILAELDNDREKVQLRQAELKLEDERRRLERTRSMMEEGLISDQEFDVVRSAFELAETNRDLARITLEETRVRAPFAGQVTDRKIVLGQQVNAAAALFTLADFSPMRVKVYLPEEIALRVSPGQRVLITPDAVGRDLEARVERVAPVVDPATSTVRLTLLLEDGADMVRAGGFVKVRITTDTHNDALSIPKLALVEEGGLRSVFIAEADTVRKVEINAGLYDERYVEILDGVEEGTFVVVAGQGGLRTGSHFEALNAAVVGWASAIAADTLTIAGEDTQLAQSATQ